A window from Brachyhypopomus gauderio isolate BG-103 chromosome 6, BGAUD_0.2, whole genome shotgun sequence encodes these proteins:
- the tmem184a gene encoding transmembrane protein 184A isoform X2: MKNLSAGARQIYSHLRSYTAPNEQRYIIRILFIVPIYAFDSWLSLLFISNDQYYVYFDSVRDCYEAFVIYNFLSLSFEYLGGESAIMAEIRGKMIRSSCLYGTCCLAGMSYSIGFLRFCKQATLQFCVVKPIMAIITILLQAFGKYHDGDFNVNGGYLYITIIYNISVSLSLYALFLFFSATSDLLRPYEPVLKFLTIKSVIFLSFWQGMVLAILERCGVIPEALVIDGHEVGAGTVAAGWQNFITCIEMFFAAIALRYAFTDNVYQAKKCFAPDNVAPMHSISSGLKETINPGDMVQDAIHNFSPAYQQYTQQSTQEVVPPCPNGKMGPSITTSSKKSDKITLIDTDDEF, encoded by the exons ATGAAAAATCTGTCCGCTGGTGCCAGACAG atctaCTCACACCTGAGGTCATACACAGCGCCCAATGAGCAGCGCTACATCATCCGCATCCTCTTCATTGTGCCCATCTATGCGTTCGACTCCTGGCTCAGCCTCCTCTTCATCAGTAACGACCAGTACTACGTCTACTTCGACTCGGTGCGGGACTGCTACGAGG CATTCGTGATCTACAACTTCCTGAGCCTGTCCTTTGAGTATCTGGGAGGAGAGAGTGCGATCATGGCAGAGATACGTGGGAAAATGATTCG GTCAAGCTGTCTGTATGGCACCTGCTGTCTGGCTGGTATGAGCTATTCCATTGGCTTCCTAAGATTCTGCAAACAG GCCACTCTTCAGTTCTGTGTTGTGAAGCCAATCATGGCCATCATCACTATCTTACTACAAGCCTTTGGAAAATATCACGATGGAGATTTTAA TGTGAATGGCGGCTACCTCTACATCACCATCATCTACAATATCtccgtcagtctgtccctctacgctctcttcctcttcttctcgGCTACCAGTGACCTCCTGAGGCCTTACGAACCCGTGCTGAAGTTCCTCACCATCAAATCCGTCATCTTCCTGTCATTCTGGCAAG GCATGGTTCTGGCCATCCTGGAACGCTGTGGGGTGATTCCAGAGGCACTTGTCATAGACGGCCACGAAGTGGGGGCCGGGACCGTGGCGGCCGGCTGGCAGAACTTCATCACCTGCATCGAGATGTTCTTTGCCGCCATCGCGCTACGCTACGCCTTCACGGACAACGTATACCAAGCTAAGAAGTGCTTCGCTCCAG ATAATGTCGCCCCCATgcacagcatctccagtggcctGAAGGAGACCATCAACCCAGGAGACATGGTCCAGGATGCCATCCACAACTTCTCACCCGCCTACCAGCAGTATACCCAGCAGTCGACCCAGGAGGTGGTGCCTCCGTGTCCCAACGGCAAAATGGGCCCCAGCATCACAACCAGCTCCAAGAAGTCAGACAAAATCACTCTGATCGACACGGATGACGAGTTCTAG
- the psmg3 gene encoding proteasome assembly chaperone 3 codes for MAFQPLIRTRLKEKAINGISTQVVCSEFSNYIFVVVTQYGKIGTLVSVTPDARASDVSSPFFTTKVLLGKDEALTHVVAKNVAAFVSQEAGNRPVLLGLALKDCSAENLTVMKDMIKSCQVW; via the exons ATGGCCTTTCAACCACTCATCAGAACAAGACTGAAAGAAAAAGCAATAAATGGAATATCAACTCAGGTTGTTTGCAGCGAGTTCAGCAACTACATCTTCGTTGTAGTTACACAGTACGGGAAGATCGGCACGCTCGTGTCCGTCACGCCTGACGCGCGCGCCAGTGACGTCAGCAGCCCCTTCTTCACCACCAAGGTGCTGCTCGGGAAGGACGAG GCTCTCACGCACGTCGTGGCCAAAAATGTGGCGGCGTTTGTTTCCCAAGAAGCGGGAAACCGCCCTGTCCTTTTGGGGCTCGCGCTTAAAGACTGCAGCGCCGAGAATCTCACAGTTATGAAAGATATGATCAAAAGTTGCCAAGTATGGTGA
- the tmem184a gene encoding transmembrane protein 184A isoform X1, which translates to MANMTVVISKNGTPVEDQIFLNTVAAQALSGIFVWSALLITCHQIYSHLRSYTAPNEQRYIIRILFIVPIYAFDSWLSLLFISNDQYYVYFDSVRDCYEAFVIYNFLSLSFEYLGGESAIMAEIRGKMIRSSCLYGTCCLAGMSYSIGFLRFCKQATLQFCVVKPIMAIITILLQAFGKYHDGDFNVNGGYLYITIIYNISVSLSLYALFLFFSATSDLLRPYEPVLKFLTIKSVIFLSFWQGMVLAILERCGVIPEALVIDGHEVGAGTVAAGWQNFITCIEMFFAAIALRYAFTDNVYQAKKCFAPDNVAPMHSISSGLKETINPGDMVQDAIHNFSPAYQQYTQQSTQEVVPPCPNGKMGPSITTSSKKSDKITLIDTDDEF; encoded by the exons ATGGCTAACATGACCGTAGTCATATCCAAGAACGGGACCCCTGTAGAGGACCAGATCTTCCTCAACACGGTGGCTGCCCAAGCTCTATCAGGGATATTTGTTTGGTCTGCCTTGCTTATCACCTGTCACCAG atctaCTCACACCTGAGGTCATACACAGCGCCCAATGAGCAGCGCTACATCATCCGCATCCTCTTCATTGTGCCCATCTATGCGTTCGACTCCTGGCTCAGCCTCCTCTTCATCAGTAACGACCAGTACTACGTCTACTTCGACTCGGTGCGGGACTGCTACGAGG CATTCGTGATCTACAACTTCCTGAGCCTGTCCTTTGAGTATCTGGGAGGAGAGAGTGCGATCATGGCAGAGATACGTGGGAAAATGATTCG GTCAAGCTGTCTGTATGGCACCTGCTGTCTGGCTGGTATGAGCTATTCCATTGGCTTCCTAAGATTCTGCAAACAG GCCACTCTTCAGTTCTGTGTTGTGAAGCCAATCATGGCCATCATCACTATCTTACTACAAGCCTTTGGAAAATATCACGATGGAGATTTTAA TGTGAATGGCGGCTACCTCTACATCACCATCATCTACAATATCtccgtcagtctgtccctctacgctctcttcctcttcttctcgGCTACCAGTGACCTCCTGAGGCCTTACGAACCCGTGCTGAAGTTCCTCACCATCAAATCCGTCATCTTCCTGTCATTCTGGCAAG GCATGGTTCTGGCCATCCTGGAACGCTGTGGGGTGATTCCAGAGGCACTTGTCATAGACGGCCACGAAGTGGGGGCCGGGACCGTGGCGGCCGGCTGGCAGAACTTCATCACCTGCATCGAGATGTTCTTTGCCGCCATCGCGCTACGCTACGCCTTCACGGACAACGTATACCAAGCTAAGAAGTGCTTCGCTCCAG ATAATGTCGCCCCCATgcacagcatctccagtggcctGAAGGAGACCATCAACCCAGGAGACATGGTCCAGGATGCCATCCACAACTTCTCACCCGCCTACCAGCAGTATACCCAGCAGTCGACCCAGGAGGTGGTGCCTCCGTGTCCCAACGGCAAAATGGGCCCCAGCATCACAACCAGCTCCAAGAAGTCAGACAAAATCACTCTGATCGACACGGATGACGAGTTCTAG